Genomic DNA from Corylus avellana chromosome ca4, CavTom2PMs-1.0:
aaaaaaaaaaaaagttgaaaaagttGTTTTGTTTCACCTCCAATAAGAatctcaagttttttttttttttttttttttttaagaatacaGTAATAACTTATATTAATTGATGGACAGAGCAAGTTGCTCGACCAAAATTACATCATGGATATAGTCAAGAATGACATCTTTCCATGTATGATCTATGACTTGGTGAATAGCTATCTTCGCCAAATTGTGAACTACATTATTAGCATCTCGAGAGATATGACAACATTTCTATTGCGGAATAGATTGTAGAAGCATCTTTATATCATCAATAAGATGCCCATTACGGCTCCAATTCCGCTGCTCCGAGTTCACCGCAGTCACTACTTGAAGCGCATCTCCTTCAAAAATGATGACATGCCCTTCCATCTCAGAACAAAAACTGACTGCAACACATGCTGCCATTATCTCCCCTGCTAGTGGCTCAAcaaaaccatatatagtgaGACTTCGTGCCACAACTATAGCACCCCTTGAATCCCTGACTACGACGCCAACACCAATCCTCCCATAATGTTTGTCAAGGGCTAAGTCCCAATTAGCTTTTATGATAGGTCCCAAACAGataataaaaacacaattaatacTTAATacaatataaagataatacacGTTACAAATCTCTATTTATGGTTGGAGTTCTACCACAATACAAACACACAAATAAGATAATACGTTCTAGTGGGTTCCAGTCAGAAGAAGAACATGATCACAAACAAGGTAATATGTTCTTATATCCCTAGTGGGTCCCAGTCAGAACAAGAACATGATAATACTCCACTTGGGGTGTGAGTTGAACCACATACACAAGACAATACAAATTCACCATACTCATAACACAATACAAAGACcttttaaatactttattacTAGCAGTTACCTAAACCACTACCACTTCTCTCACACTATCTCATAGCACAACACATAACTGCCCATACTAAATAAccgagtaattttagaagtccaTTTTTTtactcttgtgtccctctaaaaatgaggtggattttaaaatcatcatttgattaaaattcaataatgatcaatcataagcttaatgatgattttaagagtcacatcatcTTTAAAGGGACACAAAAGTAACATAAGAGGGACTTGTACTGTTACTCTAATAACATCCTAGTAAGTAAACTTCCCACTAACTCctattaattataagataacaTTAACACTAACCCCATTACCCAAGCCACGTTGTACATCATGGCTTATGGCAAACACCACTATTGCCCATGATCTTCATGTTGGTTCTCCTTATCCATCTCCATGACCAAATAATGTGGATTCGGCTGATGTGTATGATGAGTCTTACGTGGAGTCCTATCATTTTACACAACCAACTGGAGGTGTACACCATCTATTACATACCCCAGACCCTGCGTCGTGACTGTTTGGAGATCTGATCAATTGCGCTTGCTTGTACTCCTCACCCTCCATCCGCATATGTTGAGCTAATATGTCGGAATGTGTAAAACGACCACCATGGACAACAATATTTCTGTGCAGCCAGATTCTACGTGCTAAATCAACAAACCTCCCAAAATTTTCCACGCCATAGATAACACGAATCTCTTCGGCTAGATGGGAGAAATCCACTCCCGTTATGCTACATTTGTGAAAAATACTTCCTCTTGCTCCCCACACATCCCTAGCAGATGGGCAATCCCATAAAATATGGCACACAGTTTCCTCCTCCATTCCACAAATTGGGCACATGGACTCCTGAACAACCTTCCTgtgtaacaattttttctttgtagGCAACAGGTTATTGCAAGCTCGCCACATGAAGTTTTTTCCTACACTTGGAATTGCAAGTTTCCAGATTTCACCCCACAACCCACTGACCTTCGAACTTGAAGAGCATTCTGgctttttattgttttcctcTTCCATGGCTATGTGGTACGCAGACTTTGACCCAAAAAATACCCTTTTTAGTTCCCCTCCACGTGATTACATCCTCCTGATTAGGTCAACTGAGTGCCAAAGCATTAATGGCCACCACTTCTTCTTTAGTAAAAACATGAGCTATAAGTTGCTGttttaaatttggaaaaacTTTACTATCTCCTCGTAAACTTTCGCACAATTTGTAAACTCTTTCCAatgttcaaaatctctcactttggtataaccaacttttattttcttctactttctctcttccattaggatttaacagaaaattctaacagaGAGAtatgaaattcctaaaatacccttagttttattaaaaactaattatttttttaaaaaaaaactcttgacccGTGGGTTCACCGGTGGATCTAACCCACCCGTATTGTGACCCACTGACCTTCAAACATgggtcaccaaggtgacccACCGTGGGTCACgatgggtcactttttttttctttttttttttaatataataattataataataatttttttggagaaactgcattttggccccctgaacttccactcgattaTACAAACCCTacctgaacttccaaatctctcattttggacccttgaattttcaattactctcaatgtggacccctctgtcagattttaaacattacatgacgtttatacccctgaaaatcaaggacattttggtcttttttgtatttttaactgctaaaattaatggaatggttctaattgagagtaattaaaagttcagggataaaaaatgagagatttagaagtttatgggggtttgtaaaatcgggtaGAAATTCAGTGAGCCAAAGTGAagccccaattttttatttataaataagggtacatttagaatttttaaaaaaattagggatataaGGGTCTTTTACttatttcattatttgatttaaCTGCAATATTTAACAGTAGGGGGTATTTGAAACAAAGCGAAAGCTCGATACACCAAAGTAAAAGATTTTGAACGTTGGGagagtgtttgcaaaaggcaTGAAAGTTCGTGGaagagtaagtgaagtttttccaaaaattttgataattaaaatcTTGAATTTTGTTTGAATGACAAATAGGTCTCTCACAAATTATTTCGTCCAATCTTTAATCGAAAAATTGCACATGTTATATTGTTGTGCCACATACATCCAGGTTCACGTCAAACCTACCAAAGTATGCAAATtggcatttaaaaaataaaaaataaaaaataaaaaaaaataaaggaaatgaatGTCACCCTCCACCCCCATAAAGGGAGCCACCCTCTTAAAGGACTGGCTCCACCTCACCCCACAAATGGATGGGAGTTGAGAGTTCAACCCCTGCACACCTCTGCTATAATACCCCAATCTAAACTAGGgttaaaaaattcttaattatgGCTTAAAGATTTATAAGGTACATATGTTGTCTAATCTCATACAGTAGTTCAAAAATATCTAGATATCTCTTGTACAGTAGTCCAAAATGCAATACATgactaatttaaaaaataggtTTTCTATTTTGAAAACAAGATCTACCATCTTTAaggttttaagaaaaaagacagGGATTGTGATGGACTGTGCTTAATTTAAACATGCTAGATTATGTGTTTTATGATTTATGTAATAATTAGGTGTTGGATTATTGTATGAGAATAAGATTATATAGTTAGACCACTAGGCTCTAGTTTAGTTGTTGTCACTAGGGGCCGAACATTCGATTATCGAACACTACACATTTGACGGTGGTAGAAAGGGTTGATTAAGGTTTCTAATGCCTTATTAGGGTCTAATGTTTAGGATTAGGGTATTTAGTTGTGTTTTTTTGTCTAATTATTAGAGTGTGATTTGTAGTGTCATGAAGTAAGATGTTTGAGGCTGAGGATGATCAActaaggtaagtaaatacttacggaACAGATAAACTCTTTAATTATGCAAATGTGATGTTTTCCAATGAAATGTTTCCTACATTATTATTACCTAAATGATTGATGTTATGAGCCTTACTTTTCCGTCAAAACAATTATAACTTCATATGATAACTGTATTTTGGATAATTAGACAATATAGAGTGGATCGCCATCTACGGATTGCAAGTTCCAGTACGATACATACACTTTATCAATAGTATCGTCTAGTTTAGTTCAGTTTCAGCTTTGTACTAGTGTTTAATAACGTGATAGACACAACAATATTTGATTGGTGGTCACTACAGACAGACGTCATTAGTGGTGTGGatgtaacacccccaaaattaTTCAACTTATTAATTAACTTGGGATGTTACTAGTAATGCCTCcatgataattaattggtaattagcATGTGGTATTACCCTAAATACTAAATTATCATAGTATATAATTGCGGAAAgtggaataaaaagaaaatgatatgaGTTAATACTAAAATATCTTTAAGCAGCATCCGTTATCTTTAATACAAACTCAGAGCTTCTAAATAAACTTATTATAACATTAACAACTACCACCTATCTATGTAAACTTGACAATGCGAGTTATTCACTCGGTATCTTCATCGTGACGAAATACTCACTATTATAAGAATGATTACTATAAGTACTATCTAAGTAGTCTAATGAAAATACAGTGTTTCTATATGATTACATGAAAAAaccaattttaaataaaatgaatttaactTAACTAATTTACGGttgacgatttttttttttggctcactgtttttatgttttattttaaagttatGAGTAGCATGAATTATGAGAGCATTATAATTCGTCTAATGGAACTCACGTTTATTTTAAAGTAGTGCATTCAAACAAAACTTATCTGTTATGAATAATCTTTAGTGACCACCTTTTTGGTTATTTAGACCAAACGTTCAAGCATtttactaaaattttaattttacattattattattatttttttaaatttttttaacgaaAATCTGTaactttcattgatgaaatatcatgagcataaaactcttacaacaCAGAGTATAAAAtactgaaaaatcatagccaatagttatgaggttacaaagttatAAAAATGACTTAAAGCTTCACTAActcatgtaaatttattttttcatactgGTTGCTTTGATGAGGATATTAATTTTACTCATATTGTCTTGATCCCGAAATCAAAAAATCCTACTAGAGTCActgattttcgtccaattagcTTATGTAATGTAGTTTACAAGATTCTCTCAAAAGTGCTAGCTAATCGGCTAAAAGTTATTCTTCCTCATATTATATCTAGTaatcaaagtgcttttatcCCAGAGCGGTTGATTTCTGATAATATTTTAGCTGCCTATGAGACACTTCATACTATGAATTCTCGTATGTGGGGAAGGGAGGGTTACATGGCTCTAAAGATtgatatgagcaaggcttatgatAGGGTagaatggatttttttggaaGCAGTCATGCAGAGATTGGGGTTTGATCAGAAATGGATTGACATGTTAATGAAGTGCATCACTACTGTACaatattctattattattaatggAGAACCGGTGGGGCTTATTCATCCATCTCGAGGAATACGGCAGGGAGATCCTCTATCTCCTTATTTATTCCTTATTTGTGCTGAAGCTTTAAGTTCCTTACTTCACAGAGCGGATCATGTGGGAGTTTTGAAAGGAGTTCCAACATCAGTGggaggaccaaaaataaatcatttattttttgctgatgaCAGTCTTCTGTTTTGTAAGGCTAACAGGGAGGATTGGAATTGTTTGTCCGGAATTTTGGAGGTGTATGAGATGGCTTCGGGACAGCGGCTCAACAAAGATAAGACAGCAATtttctttagcaaaaatacAAAGCAGGAAGCTCGAGATTTAATTTTTCAGATGACGGGGGTCCCTGTTTCACAGCGTTTTGATACATATTTGGGCTTGCCTGCTTTGGTGGGAAGGTCTCGAATCAGTGAATTTCAGTCGATTATTGAAAGAGTCAAAAGGCGAATTAATGATTGGAAGTCACAATTTCTCTCCCAGGCAGGAAAGGAAATTCTCATAAAAGCGGTAATACAGGCTATACCCACTTACAGTATGAGTATTTTTTTGTTGCCTAAAGATTTGTGTAGGGAATTAAATTCTCTTATGCGAACCTTCTGGTGGGGTCATAAGGATAATGACAAGAAGAttcactggatgagttgggagaagatGGGGGTTGCAAAATCCCAAGGTGGTATGGGATTCCGGGATCTTATTTGTTTTAACAAAGCTTTGTTAGCAAAGCAATGTTGGCGTCTTATTCAGGAACCAGGAAGTTTGGCAGGTAGAATTATAAAAGCAAAATACTACCCACGAGGGTCTTTGTTGGGTGCAAAAATTGGAAGTAGGCCGTCGTTTGCTTGGCGTAGTCTATTAGCAGCAAAGGATCTTCTTGAAGAGGGGTTGATGTGGAGGATTGGGGATGGAGGCACTGTTCACATTTGGGGCGATAAATGGTTGCCGAAGCCTTCATCATATGCAGTCCAATCTCCTTGTCGTGGGTTAGATAGAAGTGCAAAAATTAAGGAGCTTATGGAGAGTGATACTGGGGGTTGGAACAAAAGCCTCATTTGGGAAATTTTTGAGGCAAGTGAAGCAGATCTTATATGTAATTTACCCCTTAGCAGATATCGTCAAGAAGATAAGCTAATCTGGAGGGCAACCAAGAATGGATCTTTTACTGTGAGGAGTgcatattttttggaaaaggaGAGAATTGATTCATTGAAAGGGGAAGGTTCTTCTACGTCGAGCTTTTCTCATATATGGAAATCCATTTGGAGTTTACAAGTCCCAAATGTTGTTAAGGTCTTCTTGTGGAGGGCGTGTGCAAATATTCTCCCGACGAAGGAAAATTTAGTGAGGCGTGGGGTGATCAAAGAGGGGAAGTGCATTTTCTGCAAACAAGAAATTGAGACAGTTTTTCATATTATTTGGGAATGTCCTTCATCAATGGACGTCTGGGCGGCATGTGATAGAAGAATTCAAAAACTTCAAGTTCAATATCCTACGTTGTTGGAGGTGCTGGACACGGTTATATCACGATGTAGTAGGGATGAGTTGTTTCTAGTAGCCATTATTGCAAAAAAGATCTGGGCACGTCGAAATgaggtagttcatgggggtgtTTTTACACACCCAAATCGTATTGTTCAGGAGGCAGAAATTCAGCTTCAGACCTTCCACTTAGCTTCAGCAAGAGATGTGTTGTCAAGTGGTGAGGCGGTACAGATGGTGGCTAGATGGGCTACACCTCCTTTTGGAAGATTCAAGGTTAATTGGGATGTGTCAGTTGATGTTCACCAAAAATGTTTGGGCTGTGGGGTAATTGTCCGGGATCACAGGGGCTCTATCATTGCAGCAATGTGTAAGAGATTAGATATTATTCAAGAACCGGTGATTGCAGAAGCTTTGGCATCTCTGGTTGCAGTGGAATTTAGCAAGGATTTGGGACTTCTAGATATTATTTTGGAGGGAGATTCTCTTCAGGTAATTCAAGCTTACCGTGAGGCGGGATCAAATTTGAGGCCATATGGACAGATTGTTGATGACGCACGAGTTGTCTTAGGCAGGCATCGGAGCTGGATGGTTTCTCATGTCAAGCGAGATGCAAATTCAGCGGCTCATAATCTAGCGAAATTTGCTCTTGTATGTTCTACGGAGCAAATATGGATGGAAGAAATTCCTAgatgtatttatgatattgtcTTATTAGAGCAATCTGCTCTGGCTGTTTAGAGTTTTATGCTCTTGGCTAATTATCTTTTATGAGGAATGAAATCAgatgattcaaaaaaaaaaaaaaaaaaaaaaactcatgtataattacatttaaagaaCATATATGTTTTGTGTAGATTAGATTTAGGATATGGgtagttcaaataaaaaaaaaaactaagaagcCGGCCATTGAGATAAACTCTACACCGATCTACTCCTCTTCAACCTGAaggtcaggaaaaaaaaaaaaaaaaaaaattcccgcA
This window encodes:
- the LOC132178249 gene encoding uncharacterized protein LOC132178249, with the protein product MEEENNKKPECSSSSKVSGLWGEIWKLAIPSVGKNFMWRACNNLLPTKKKLLHRKVVQESMCPICGMEEETVCHILWDCPSARDVWGARGSIFHKCSITGVDFSHLAEEIRVIYGVENFGRFVDLARRIWLHRNIVVHGGRFTHSDILAQHMRMEGEEYKQAQLIRSPNSHDAGSGVSNWDLALDKHYGRIGVGVVVRDSRGAIVVARSLTIYGFVEPLAGEIMAACVAVSFCSEMEGHVIIFEGDALQVVTAVNSEQRNWSRNGHLIDDIKMLLQSIPQ